A genomic window from Aquabacterium sp. OR-4 includes:
- a CDS encoding PEP-CTERM sorting domain-containing protein: MTLQRLSAHLALSLTCGLAAGLPLPAQATYQLYGMARAHATTTAPVPGLGGTDDLDVNLLNKPGAGQLQALDTHASNDHGSATARFLGRIGLLKAYATSDYAYCCIGGTTVHDGYADATVQGRFYDEVLVQGAGLADGTPVSYRLDLRLSGTVTRPNFESGGRYSADALAEAGLRDLSTGAAANFSWDARRQDTGVFSLTVQTAVGHRLAILGMLYAGTYVAAGALVARSAEVDFYHSAGYTLAPSVAGLSTLGESGYDFSAAAVPEPGTWALLLAGGLLLALRARQARR; the protein is encoded by the coding sequence ATGACGCTTCAACGCCTGAGCGCGCACCTGGCCCTGTCACTGACCTGCGGCCTGGCCGCCGGCCTGCCGCTGCCGGCGCAGGCCACCTACCAGCTGTATGGCATGGCGCGTGCCCATGCCACCACCACCGCGCCGGTGCCTGGCCTGGGCGGCACCGATGATTTGGACGTGAACCTGCTGAACAAGCCCGGCGCCGGCCAGCTGCAAGCGCTCGACACCCACGCCAGCAACGACCACGGCAGCGCCACGGCCAGGTTCCTGGGCCGCATCGGCCTGCTGAAGGCCTATGCCACGTCCGATTACGCCTATTGCTGCATCGGTGGCACCACGGTGCACGACGGCTATGCCGATGCCACGGTGCAGGGCCGCTTCTACGACGAAGTGCTGGTGCAGGGCGCCGGCCTGGCCGACGGCACGCCGGTGAGCTACCGGCTCGACCTGCGCTTGTCGGGCACGGTGACCCGCCCGAACTTCGAGAGCGGTGGACGCTACAGCGCCGATGCCCTGGCCGAGGCCGGCCTGCGCGACCTGAGCACCGGCGCCGCGGCCAATTTCAGCTGGGATGCGCGCCGGCAGGACACCGGCGTGTTTTCGCTCACGGTGCAAACCGCGGTGGGCCACAGGCTGGCCATCCTGGGCATGCTCTACGCGGGCACCTACGTGGCCGCCGGTGCGCTGGTGGCACGCAGCGCCGAGGTCGACTTCTACCACTCGGCGGGCTACACCTTGGCGCCCTCGGTGGCCGGCCTCAGCACGCTGGGCGAAAGTGGCTACGACTTCAGCGCCGCGGCCGTGCCCGAGCCGGGCACCTGGGCGCTGCTGCTGGCCGGCGGCCTGCTGCTGGCGCTGCGCGCACGGCAGGCCAGGCGCTGA
- a CDS encoding alpha/beta fold hydrolase, whose protein sequence is MSLPPPVPLSNAPHDTPTLVFAHANGFPACSYRQLFEAWRAAGWRVVAPPLLGHDPAYPVASNWGRLRDQLADFMLHEAPAGAWLVGHSLGGLLSLMVACKYPDRVRGLVLLDSPVVTGWRAHSVQVLKASRLMPRVSPGKVSQSRRIAWASREAAFAHYAAKRKFARWAPGVLADYLSEGLVDAADGGVTLAFTREIETRIYNTLPHHLGTLLRRHPLRCPLGFVAGTRSREVRQGGLDTARRLAGERLAWIEGTHLYPMERPDETAAQVLALLAGMVAV, encoded by the coding sequence ATGTCCCTGCCCCCGCCCGTGCCGCTGTCCAACGCCCCCCACGACACCCCCACCCTGGTGTTTGCCCATGCCAACGGCTTTCCGGCCTGCAGCTACCGCCAGCTGTTCGAGGCCTGGCGCGCTGCCGGCTGGCGCGTGGTGGCACCGCCGCTGCTGGGCCACGACCCGGCCTACCCGGTGGCCAGCAACTGGGGCCGGCTGCGCGACCAGCTGGCCGATTTCATGCTGCACGAGGCGCCGGCCGGCGCCTGGCTGGTGGGCCACTCGCTGGGCGGGCTGCTGAGCCTGATGGTGGCCTGCAAGTACCCCGATCGGGTGCGTGGCCTGGTGCTGCTGGATTCGCCGGTGGTCACCGGCTGGCGCGCGCACAGCGTGCAGGTGCTCAAGGCCAGCCGGCTGATGCCGCGGGTGTCGCCCGGCAAGGTCTCGCAGTCGCGCCGCATCGCCTGGGCCAGCCGCGAGGCGGCGTTTGCGCACTACGCGGCCAAGCGCAAGTTCGCGCGCTGGGCGCCGGGCGTGCTGGCCGACTACCTGAGCGAGGGCCTGGTGGACGCTGCCGATGGCGGCGTCACCCTGGCCTTCACGCGCGAGATCGAAACGCGCATCTACAACACCTTGCCGCACCACCTGGGCACCCTGCTGCGCCGCCACCCGCTGCGCTGCCCGCTGGGCTTCGTGGCCGGCACGCGCTCGCGCGAGGTGCGCCAGGGCGGGCTGGACACCGCCCGCCGCCTGGCCGGCGAGCGCCTGGCCTGGATCGAGGGCACGCACCTGTACCCGATGGAGCGGCCCGACGAGACGGCTGCGCAGGTGCTGGCGCTGCTGGCGGGCATGGTCGCGGTCTGA
- a CDS encoding dicarboxylate/amino acid:cation symporter, protein MTAVPLPTPAAAAPRTPFYRSLYAQVLAAIAAGVLLGHFWPDTGAAMKPLGDGFIKLIKMIIAPIIFCTVVVGIAGMEDMKKVGKTGGLALLYFEIVSTLALVIGLLIVNLVQPGAGMHIDAATLDTKAIAAYTAPGKMTGTTEFLLNVIPSSVVDAFAKGDILQVLLFSVLFGFALHAFGGRGTLVFDLIEKTSHVLFRIVGFIMKVAPIGAFGAMAFTIGKYGVGSLAQLGQLMATFYATCLVFVFGVLGLIARAHGFSIWRFIKYIKEELLIVLGTSSSESVLPRMMAKLENLGAGKSTVGLVVPTGYSFNLDGTSIYLTMAAVFIAQATDTPMTLTQQLTLLAVLLLTSKGAAGVTGSGFIVLAATLSAVGNVPVAGLALILGIDRFMSEARALTNLVGNGVATLVVAKWCGELDSDRLDHQLSHETALDGEAPEAVLDAADAHMPTR, encoded by the coding sequence ATGACCGCCGTCCCCCTGCCCACCCCTGCCGCCGCGGCCCCGCGCACGCCCTTCTACCGCTCGCTGTATGCCCAGGTGCTGGCGGCCATTGCCGCCGGCGTGCTGCTGGGCCACTTCTGGCCCGACACCGGCGCCGCGATGAAGCCGCTGGGCGACGGCTTCATCAAGCTGATCAAGATGATCATCGCGCCGATCATCTTCTGCACCGTGGTGGTGGGCATCGCCGGCATGGAAGACATGAAGAAGGTGGGCAAGACCGGCGGTCTGGCGCTGCTGTACTTCGAGATCGTCAGCACGCTGGCACTGGTGATCGGCCTGCTGATCGTCAACCTGGTGCAGCCGGGCGCCGGCATGCACATCGACGCCGCCACGCTCGACACCAAGGCCATCGCCGCCTACACCGCGCCGGGCAAGATGACCGGCACCACCGAGTTTTTGCTCAACGTCATTCCCAGCAGCGTGGTCGATGCCTTCGCCAAGGGCGACATCCTGCAGGTGCTGCTGTTCTCGGTGCTGTTCGGCTTTGCGCTGCATGCCTTTGGCGGCCGCGGCACGCTGGTCTTCGACCTGATCGAGAAGACCTCGCATGTGCTGTTTCGCATCGTCGGCTTCATCATGAAGGTGGCGCCGATCGGTGCCTTTGGCGCGATGGCCTTCACCATCGGCAAGTACGGCGTGGGCTCGCTGGCCCAACTGGGCCAGCTGATGGCCACCTTCTACGCCACCTGCCTGGTGTTCGTGTTCGGCGTGCTGGGCCTGATCGCCCGCGCGCACGGCTTTTCGATCTGGCGCTTCATCAAGTACATCAAGGAAGAGCTGTTGATCGTGCTGGGCACCAGCAGCAGCGAAAGCGTGCTGCCGCGCATGATGGCCAAGCTGGAGAACCTGGGCGCGGGCAAGAGCACCGTGGGCCTGGTGGTGCCCACCGGCTACAGCTTCAACCTCGACGGCACCAGCATCTACCTGACCATGGCCGCGGTGTTCATCGCCCAGGCCACCGACACGCCGATGACGCTGACCCAGCAGCTCACGCTGCTGGCCGTGCTGCTGCTCACCAGCAAGGGCGCGGCCGGCGTCACCGGCTCGGGCTTCATCGTGCTGGCGGCCACGCTCAGCGCGGTGGGCAATGTGCCGGTGGCCGGCCTGGCGCTGATCCTGGGCATCGACCGCTTCATGAGCGAGGCCCGCGCGCTGACCAATCTGGTGGGCAACGGCGTGGCCACGCTGGTGGTGGCCAAGTGGTGCGGCGAGCTGGACAGCGACCGCCTGGATCACCAGCTGAGCCACGAGACCGCGCTGGACGGCGAGGCGCCCGAAGCGGTGCTGGACGCCGCCGACGCGCACATGCCCACGCGCTGA